The genomic stretch GTATTTCTTCATCTGCAATTAATGCCGTGTGGTCGCAAAACCCGTCAAGTGTCATATTGATTGCTGCAATTAGTTTTCTCATATTTTGTTTTTAATTGTAAGTATTTTTTTTCTGTTCGCAACCTGATCGGGTTATTCCTGGCGAGTTGCTCCTCAGCAGAGCTCGCTTCCGTTTGACCGGACAAATTCAGTGTAATAGTACCCTCAATCGGTTTCAATATAGAATCGAACGTATCCTGAATTTTCATAACTACTAATTCTGTAGTAATTGTTCTGAAATGCTCTGCGCTGCTGCCTGCCGTGCGATCCGGCGCTGTTCTCGCGCGGCTTCAAGCTTACGATCCCTTTCTGCAAAAATCTGCTTCTCGCGGCCTTCCAGCTTGGCCAGAGGCGTGATGTATCCAATCGCGCTGTGCAGCCTGCGTTCGTTATAATGCGTTACGAATTCGCTTACGATGCGTATGGCGTCCTCCAAAGAAATCGGGCATTTAGCCCGGATTGCTTCGTTCTTCAGACTCTTATGCCATCGGCACCACGGACATGTTTGATAAGTCTGGTTCGTTGGCTTTTGCCGTTGCTTTGGACTGGAGCTGAACGGACATCATCCGTCCTGCCATGGAATGCTCCGCCAATTGTGAATTTTTCTGTTTGTGCAGAAATGCTTTTAGCCTCAGGCTCAGCCGTTTTGGGTTGCTCCATCGCCCTCGGCTGATTCATTGAATTCGAGTCGACAGCTACCGGCATCTCAATCGTGGGAGG from bacterium encodes the following:
- a CDS encoding dihydrofolate reductase, giving the protein MRKLIAAINMTLDGFCDHTALIADEEI
- a CDS encoding integrase core domain-containing protein, whose translation is MEDAIRIVSEFVTHYNERRLHSAIGYITPLAKLEGREKQIFAERDRKLEAAREQRRIARQAAAQSISEQLLQN